A stretch of DNA from Longimicrobiaceae bacterium:
CGCGACCCCGTATCGGGCGGTCGGCGGGCAGCGTCAGCGGGTCGAACGTGACGCTGGCGCTCGACCCCGAGAAGGAGACCTGTCGCGTCTCGACGGGCCGTCCGTCCACCTCCATGACCACCGGAACCGGGCCCGTAGGCGCCTCTCCGTGCGACACCAGCCGAGCGGTGATGGCGGCGCGCTCGTGGCCTTCCGTGTTCATCCGCTCGATTGACGCCCCTGCCACCGACAGGTTCTCACCCTCTCCTTCGGCCACGCTGACGGGAGTCACCCGGGTCCCCGGCGGCAACTGGATCGATCCGATCTCCGCCGCGTCCGCATCCCAGCCACGGCGCTGGAAATCGGAAATCAGCACCACCTCGCGCCGGGGCAGGGGCGATCCCGCGAGAATGCGCTGGGCATAGCGCAGTCCGGGTGCGTAGCGCGTGCTCCGTGGGCCGGGTTCGACCCCTCGCAACGCCGCGAGCAGCTCCCCCCGCTCCATCGTGGTGGGGCTCCCCGCCTCGGCCTGCGTATCGAAAAAGAGCAGTGTGCCGCGATCGCTCGATCCCAACCCGCCGATTGCCTCCTCAGCCGCGTCGATGGCGCGTTGCCAGCGATCGCCGAAGCCCATGCTGTAGGAGCGGTCCAGCAGGATCACGAGCTCCCTGCCACCGGTGGCCCTCGGCAGGAACCCCGCGCCGTCGCGGTGCACGAAGGGGCGCGAGAAGGCGAAGACGAGCAGCGCCAGCCCCAACAGGCGGAGAAGCAGGAGCGGCCAGCGATGAATCGTGCGGCGCGAGGTCGAGCGATGCGGTACCTGGCGAATGAACATCAACGACGGGAAGGCGATGGCCGTCCGCGTCTGCTTCCTGGTCAGGTGCAGCAGCACGGGGATCGCGAGAGCCGCAAGCCCCGCCAGAAAGGCCGGTACGAGAAAGGTCAGGGACATCAGCGAACCCGATTCAAGCGCTCACGCGCCGAGAGGAAGGCAAACAGCGCGTGGTCCAGCGGCATTCCGGTGTTGAACATGGCGTAATCCACACGGCTCTCCGTGAACTTGCGAGAGAGCGTCGCGATGTGGTCGCGGACCAGCTGCCGGTAGCGATCGCGCAGCGCCTGCGGAACGACGGGGATCCGCTCTCCCGTCTCAATCTCCTCGAAGTTCGTGGCCTCGTCGAAGGGGAAGTCGAGCTCGGTCGGGTCCAGCAGGTGAAACACGATGAGGTCGTGGCCGCGCCCACGCAGCGGCTTCACCGCGTCGAGCACCGCTTCGGGAGGCTCGTACAGATCGGAGATCAGAACCGTGAGACCGCGCCGCCGCAGCCGATCGGCGATCCGCAGCAGGGGCGGAGCGAGCTTGCCGCGGCCCGTTCCCGGCTTCAGCCGGTCGAGCGTATGCAGGATGACGTCGCGGTGACGCGCCGAGGGCGGCACGTACTCCACCACGTCTTCATCGAAGACCGCCAGACCCACCCGGTCGCGCTGCTCACGGGCGAAATAGGTCAGGCAGGCCGCGAGGTACCGCGCGTAGTCGAACTTCGGCACACCCGTCCCGACGTAGCTCATCGAACGGGAGCCGTCGAGCAGAACCACGAAGTTGGAGTTCGTGTCCGCCTCGAACTCCTTGACGAAGTAGCGATCGGTCCGCGCGTACAGCCGCCAGTCCACGCGGCGAATGTCGTCCCCCGGCATGTACGCCCGATGCTCCGCGAAATCGAGCGACAACCCCAGATACGGCGACCGATGCAGCCCGTTGATGAAGCCATCCACCACCGTCCGGGCCAGCAACTCGAGGTTGCTGATCCGGGCGAGAACCTTGGGATCGAGGAAGGCGCTGGGGGCAGTTGCGGGCATCGACGCGTATAAATTCTGAATTCTGAATTCTGAATTTTGAATTGCTCCAATTACGAATTACGAATTACCAACGGCGCACAACATGAAAATTCAACCCAGGGCGGCAGGGCGCGCTACCCAATTCAAAATTCATAATTCAAAATTCAAAATTGACGCTCGTGATTCGCAATTCGTAATTCGAGGGTCACTGCATGCCCGATTTCGGCGTGGGCACCGCTTCCAGTAGTTGGTCGATGATCTGGTCGCGGGTGATGCGTTCCGATTCAGCGTGGAAGTTCGTCAGTATGCGGTGGCGCAGGACGGGGTGCGCCAGGGCGCGGATGTCGTTGAACTCCACGTGCGGGCGGCCGTCGGTCAGGGCCCGGGCCTTGGATCCCAGGATGAGGTACTGGGCGGCGCGGACCGAAGCCCCGAACTGCACCCACTCCTTGATGAAGGGGTACGTGGCCCCGTCTCCCTCCGGCCGGGTCGCCCGCACCAGCGACAGCGCGTAGCGCAGCACCGCGTCCGGCACCGGCACCTTCCGCACGAGCCGCTGGAAGGCCACGATGTCGGGCCCGGTGATGACGTGCTCAAAACGGTAGTCCTGCACCGCCGTGGTCGAGCGCACGACCTCCAGCTCGTCCTGCACTGGCGGGTGCTCGATCACGATCATGAACATGAAGCGGTCGAGCTGCGCCTCGGGCAGCGGGTAGGTGCCCTCGAGCTCGATCGGGTTCTGCGTGGCAAACACGAAGAAGGGCTCCTCGAGCTCGTAGGTCCGGCCCTGAATCGTGACCCGGTGCTCCTGCATTGCCTCCAGCAGCGCTGATTGCGTCTTCGGCGGGGTCCTGTTGATCTCGTCCGCCAGCACGATGTTGGCGAAGATGGGCCCCGGGGCGAAGACCATCTGGCGGTACCCTGTCGACGGGTCCTCCTGGATGATGTCGGTGCCCGTGATGTCCGAAGGCATCAGGTCGGGCGTGAACTGGATCCGGGAGAACTTCAGGTTCAGCACCTGGGCCAGTGAATGCACCAGGAGCGTCTTGGCGAGCCCCGGCACACCCAGGAGCAGGGAGTTCCCGCCCACGAAGAGCGTGAGCAGCAACTGATCGATGACTTCTTCCTGGCCGACGATCACCTTGCGCAGCTCTCCCAGGATTCGGTCCCGCCCCTCTTTCAGCCGCTCGGCTAGCTGGAGATCGTCCTCGTTCTCGTCGCGAACGACTGCCGTGTGAATCGTAGACGCCAAAATGCCTCGCTCGTTGAATGCCCAGTGAGAGTGGAATCCGGCTTCAGTGCGTCATCGCGTACATGATGTAGTTCACACCCAGCTTGTAGGCTTCGTTCGAGACGTCCACCGGAAGCCAGCCGGTGTCGGAGAACTCCCAGTAGTCGCCGATGTCGTTGTTGTAGTTCACCACCACGAGCAGCCGCCCTCGGGGGTCGTTGTCCTCGAAGATGCCGTAGTACACGGGGGTGAAGCGGCGGTACGTCGGGGGCGCCAGGTCAAGCGCCTCGATCGTGAAAAACGAGTTGAAGATCGGGTGACTGACCTCGAGCTCGATCAGTTGAGCGCCGGGAAGCACACGCCGGATCTCCCGCTCGAAATTGTAGATGTCCCCGCCGCGGAAATCGTCGACGATCAGGAAACCGCCCTTCAATAGCCACGCCCGCAGGGCAGCGGCCTGCTCATCCGACTGCGTCCAGAATCCTGCCTCACACAGGTAGGCCAGCGGATACTTGGTGAGCTCCGGGTCGTCGACCGCGAAGATGTTGCTGCCATCGGTGCGCGGCGCGAGCAGCGTGGCGAATTCCAGGATGCGCATCAGGTTGCGCTCGGCGCGGGGATAGTCGTGCGCCCACGGCGGCGTGTATCCCATCCCCGGTCCGGCTGCGTCGAAGCGGAGGCGGACGAAAGTGAAGCGGCCGTCGTAAGGCGTCTGGCGCTCCTGCAACGCCTCGCCCTCCGCGCTCGAGCCGGGTTCGGCCGGCGCGCCCTCACCTCGCACGGCGCCCCCTCCGAAGAGAGCCGCACTCGCGAGGAGCAACCCCAGCCGACCGAGGCCGGGCATCAGGTGCCTCCCGGCTGACTGAGCTCCAGCAGGAGCTCCTGGGCACGCTCGAAAGCAGGCGCCGCCTCCAGTGCGCGGAGTACCTGCCTCCGCGCCTCCTGTCGGTCTCCGGCATCGCGCAACCCCACGGCGAGCTGGTAGAGCGCCTCGGCGCGATCCACCGGGTTCAGCGCCACCACCGCTCTACGCTCCCGCACGACGCCCTCCGCCTCACCCGCCCGAGCGTAGGCCTCCGCCAGGCGACGGTGATGCTCGATCTCGTAGGGGAAGATGTACATGACCCGCTCGAGAGCGGCCGTCAGCACTGCGTCTTCTCCCCGCGCCTCGGCCAGCTCGGCGAGCTTCAGGTTCGCCTCGTAGGCGTTCTCGTCGATCGCGGCCACCCGCTCGAGCGACTCGATCGCGGCCGCGGTGTCGCCTCGCTCGAGCTGTGTCGCGGCGAGAACGGAGTAGGCTGCCGCGTCCGCGCCGTCGAAGAGCCCGATGACCTGGGTGAGCCGCCGCTCCGCCTCATCGTACTTCTTTTCGCTGGCCAGTCGCCGCGCCTCTCCCATCGCCGTGCGATACTCCTGGACCCGCGCCGGGGGGTACTTGGCGCGCAGCCACTGGTCGAACTGTCTGTCGATCTGCTCCGGCTCGGCCCCCAGCACCCGCCGTAGCACCTCGGCGTTGCCGCGCCCCTCGCCGTATTCTCGCAGCATCCGCTGGACCGCCGGGAATCCTTGCGTCTCCACGATCCACTCGATGGCCAACGACGCGGCGTGATAGGCGAGGCCCAGGTGCTGCGGCGTGGGCGGACGGGTGAAGCCTTCGTTCAGGCGGCTCAGCGGCGGGATGTCGCCCGCGTCGTAGGCCATCAGGAACTCCGCCGTGGTCTCGCTCCCCCACCCCCGCCTGGCGCGACGCTCCTCGAATACGGAGAGCCCCTCCGTGAACCAGCGCGGAACCCGGTTGTTGCTGAGCCCGAGAGCGATCGTGTGCGCGAGCTCGTGCCAGAGCGTGGAGCCCCAGTTGAGCTGCCCGGCTGGCCGCGCCGCGGGCGAGTTCAGCGCGAGCACATTTCCGAACGCGACGCCGAGCGCCCCCAACCCCGTGAGGCCCACCGTGCGTACGGAGAAGTCCGCGTGGCGCGGATAGACCTCAACTCGCACGGGGGTCGGCGGCTCATAGCCGTACCGCCGCGCCAGCGAATCGTAGGCCTCTTCCGCCAACTCCGAGAAATAGGGGAAGAGCAGCCCCGCCTCGTCGCCGTGCAGCATGTAGACGAAGCGCGGCGAGGTGCGCAGCTCGTAGTTGGAGTAGGTATCGAGCAGGTCGAGGGTGTTGTAGATCCAGACGTTGTACGGGTCGCCCGCGAAGGATCGCTCCAGGCTTGCCTTCGCCTCTTCGACCCGGCCGAGGCGAAGCTGGTTCAGCCCCAGCGCGCCATAGCCTGCCCACGATTCGGAATCGGTCTCGACCGCGAGCTGCGCCAGCCGTTCGGCCTCCGCGTACCGCCGCACCTGGGCTGCGACCTCCGCCACGGTCACGTAGAAATCGCCGTAGGTCGGGTTCAGCCCGAGCACGCGATCGCGCACCTCGTTGAACCCCCTTTCATCACCCTGCAGAAAACGGATGGTCCCGAGCAGGGAAAGCGCGTCGAGCGAGTTGCGGTTGACCGCCAGCGCCTGCTGGAGCTCCGCCTCCGCCTCCGGCATGTTCTCCGCTTCCAGCTTCAGGCGGGCGAGCAGGATCCGCGCGGGCACGTACTGGTAGTTGATCTCGAGGCTCTTGCTGGCCAGCTCGAAAGCTTCCGCCTGATCCCCGTCGAAGTGCTTCGCCCGGGCCAATCCGACCAGCGCGCGCGGGTGCACGGGGTTGATGGCGAGGACCTCCTGGAAAGCCTCGTGCGCCTGCGGGCTGTCGTACTTGTCGATGAACATTTCGCCCATCAGCAGGCGCGGCTCGAGCGCGTTCGGCTCCAGCGCGATCGCTTCGTCGTAGGCCTTGACCGCATCCTGGAAGAGCTCGGGGTTGCGCAGGCCCAGGTAACGCACCGCCGTGCCCACCGCCGTCAGGTCCGCGGGGGAGAGGTTGTCGGACTGGTTGTAGACGTCGATGAAGCGGTCAAAGCGGCGCATCGCCTCTTCCCGCTGGCCGCTGTCGAACTGCAGGATGGCGAGGTTGAGCTCCGCGGTGAGGGAGTCCGGGTCCCCCGTCTGCATCGCCCGCTCGAACTCCGCCCGCGCCTCGTCGCGGCGGCCGAGCTCGAGCAGGATGCGGCCGCGGTGCACGGGCAGCCCTTCCGCCGCGGCCAGCGCCTCGTCGTAGTGACCGATCGAGGCGAGGGACTCGACCAGCAGGATCCGCGTGTCCCGATCGTTCGGGGTCGCCTGGAGGACTCTGCGGCCGAGCTCGATAGCCTCGGCGTAGCGGCCGGCCAGGAACGAGGAGCGCACGTCGTCCGGAATGACGTCGTCCTGCGCGCAGGCGAGCTGCGGCAAGGCGAGAGCGAGGATCATCAACCCCGCCCAGAAGATGGCAGGTCGTCTCATTTGGTCCCCTCCCTCTCGCGGATCTCCCGGTTGGTCCGGGCGAGCTCGAGGAGGAGCCGCTCCAGCTCCCGCTGGTACTCCGCCTCCTCCATCTGGTCCTTGCGGGCCGTGAGCGCCTGGACCTGGGCCTCCAGCGCCTCCCGCTGCTCGACCAGCCCGCGCAGCTCCGGCGATGCGGGGGTTTCGGCAGCAGCGCGCGCGGCGCCTCCGCCGAGGCTGAAGGCCCGAGCCAGCTCACGATCGCCTCCCAGGACGGAATGCTCGGTCTGCAGGCGACTGTCGGAATCGTAGAAGCGTTCGACTTCGGCGGTGGCA
This window harbors:
- a CDS encoding DUF58 domain-containing protein; the encoded protein is MPATAPSAFLDPKVLARISNLELLARTVVDGFINGLHRSPYLGLSLDFAEHRAYMPGDDIRRVDWRLYARTDRYFVKEFEADTNSNFVVLLDGSRSMSYVGTGVPKFDYARYLAACLTYFAREQRDRVGLAVFDEDVVEYVPPSARHRDVILHTLDRLKPGTGRGKLAPPLLRIADRLRRRGLTVLISDLYEPPEAVLDAVKPLRGRGHDLIVFHLLDPTELDFPFDEATNFEEIETGERIPVVPQALRDRYRQLVRDHIATLSRKFTESRVDYAMFNTGMPLDHALFAFLSARERLNRVR
- a CDS encoding DUF4159 domain-containing protein; translated protein: MPGLGRLGLLLASAALFGGGAVRGEGAPAEPGSSAEGEALQERQTPYDGRFTFVRLRFDAAGPGMGYTPPWAHDYPRAERNLMRILEFATLLAPRTDGSNIFAVDDPELTKYPLAYLCEAGFWTQSDEQAAALRAWLLKGGFLIVDDFRGGDIYNFEREIRRVLPGAQLIELEVSHPIFNSFFTIEALDLAPPTYRRFTPVYYGIFEDNDPRGRLLVVVNYNNDIGDYWEFSDTGWLPVDVSNEAYKLGVNYIMYAMTH
- a CDS encoding MoxR family ATPase, with the translated sequence MASTIHTAVVRDENEDDLQLAERLKEGRDRILGELRKVIVGQEEVIDQLLLTLFVGGNSLLLGVPGLAKTLLVHSLAQVLNLKFSRIQFTPDLMPSDITGTDIIQEDPSTGYRQMVFAPGPIFANIVLADEINRTPPKTQSALLEAMQEHRVTIQGRTYELEEPFFVFATQNPIELEGTYPLPEAQLDRFMFMIVIEHPPVQDELEVVRSTTAVQDYRFEHVITGPDIVAFQRLVRKVPVPDAVLRYALSLVRATRPEGDGATYPFIKEWVQFGASVRAAQYLILGSKARALTDGRPHVEFNDIRALAHPVLRHRILTNFHAESERITRDQIIDQLLEAVPTPKSGMQ
- a CDS encoding tetratricopeptide repeat protein; protein product: MRRPAIFWAGLMILALALPQLACAQDDVIPDDVRSSFLAGRYAEAIELGRRVLQATPNDRDTRILLVESLASIGHYDEALAAAEGLPVHRGRILLELGRRDEARAEFERAMQTGDPDSLTAELNLAILQFDSGQREEAMRRFDRFIDVYNQSDNLSPADLTAVGTAVRYLGLRNPELFQDAVKAYDEAIALEPNALEPRLLMGEMFIDKYDSPQAHEAFQEVLAINPVHPRALVGLARAKHFDGDQAEAFELASKSLEINYQYVPARILLARLKLEAENMPEAEAELQQALAVNRNSLDALSLLGTIRFLQGDERGFNEVRDRVLGLNPTYGDFYVTVAEVAAQVRRYAEAERLAQLAVETDSESWAGYGALGLNQLRLGRVEEAKASLERSFAGDPYNVWIYNTLDLLDTYSNYELRTSPRFVYMLHGDEAGLLFPYFSELAEEAYDSLARRYGYEPPTPVRVEVYPRHADFSVRTVGLTGLGALGVAFGNVLALNSPAARPAGQLNWGSTLWHELAHTIALGLSNNRVPRWFTEGLSVFEERRARRGWGSETTAEFLMAYDAGDIPPLSRLNEGFTRPPTPQHLGLAYHAASLAIEWIVETQGFPAVQRMLREYGEGRGNAEVLRRVLGAEPEQIDRQFDQWLRAKYPPARVQEYRTAMGEARRLASEKKYDEAERRLTQVIGLFDGADAAAYSVLAATQLERGDTAAAIESLERVAAIDENAYEANLKLAELAEARGEDAVLTAALERVMYIFPYEIEHHRRLAEAYARAGEAEGVVRERRAVVALNPVDRAEALYQLAVGLRDAGDRQEARRQVLRALEAAPAFERAQELLLELSQPGGT